The Pan troglodytes isolate AG18354 chromosome 8, NHGRI_mPanTro3-v2.0_pri, whole genome shotgun sequence genome window below encodes:
- the LOC134807091 gene encoding putative uncharacterized protein FLJ44672, with the protein MQPGETAVPAEAAMWEAEAGPPQIGLSRPTCSLPASSPGPALPPGCVSRPDSGLPTPSLDSAPAQLPAALVGPPLPQAKLPRPSSGLTVASPGSAPALRWQGRWAPLGPAWASRRPLQAQIVLKSASPGPAPASRRPLQAQVVVKSAWNWAWKSSKSAFPGPAPSSRRPLQVQNFLESASPGPAPPASQWPLSAQTSSWLLAAFPGPAFDFWWPLQAQKLTSSGPLQARPPASRRPAWAWTHSRLTADSPCPASSCLIAASRVQSSCLSAASAGPAPACQRPL; encoded by the coding sequence ATGCAGCCAGGAGAAACAGCtgtgcctgcagaggccgccatgtgggaggcggaggccggGCCTCCTCAAATcggcctctccagacccacttgcagcctcccggcgtcctccccgggcccagctcttcctcccggctgtgtctccaggcctgactctggcctcccaacaccgtctttggactcagctcctgcccagctcccagcggCCCTGGTAGGCCCACCACTTCcccaagccaagctccccaggcccagctcaggcctcacggtggcctctccaggctcagctcctgccctccgatggcaaggtcggtgggctcctctaggcccagcttgggcctcccggcggcctctgcaggcccaaatcgtcctgaagtcggcctctccaggcccagctccggcctcccggcggcctctgcaggcccaagtcgtcGTCAAGTCGGCCTGGAattgggcctggaagagcagcaagtcggccttcccgggcccagctccgtcctctcggcggcctctccaggtgcaaaacttcctcgagtcagcctctccaggcccagctcctcctgcctcccagtggcctctttcagccCAGACCAGCTCATGGCTCTtggcggccttcccaggccccgcttttgacttttggtggcctcttcaggcccagaaGTTGACCTCCAGTGGGCCTTTgcaggcccggcctcctgcctctcgaaGGCCTGCATGGGCCTGGACTCACAGCAGACTCACAGCGgactctccatgcccagctagctcTTGCCTCATTGCGGCCTCCcgagtccaaagctcctgcctctcggccgcttcggcaggcccagctcccgcctgccagcggcctctttag